A stretch of the Sporohalobacter salinus genome encodes the following:
- a CDS encoding IreB family regulatory phosphoprotein, which yields MSRHDKTMKFKVKKEEIKEVSEILPEVYKALDEKGYNPINQIVGYILSGDPAYITSHQDARSKIRRFERDEIIEELVRSYLEDKEIE from the coding sequence ATGAGTCGTCATGATAAAACTATGAAGTTTAAAGTGAAAAAAGAAGAGATCAAAGAGGTTTCAGAAATATTACCTGAAGTTTATAAAGCGCTGGATGAGAAGGGGTACAATCCTATTAATCAGATTGTAGGTTATATATTGTCGGGAGATCCAGCCTATATCACTAGCCATCAGGATGCCAGAAGTAAGATTCGTCGTTTTGAACGGGATGAGATAATTGAAGAATTAGTACGTAGTTATCTAGAAGATAAGGAAATTGAATAA
- the ruvX gene encoding Holliday junction resolvase RuvX, with product MQRILGLDFGDKRIGAAVSDALGWTAQGKKVIQNTSWQEVVAEIDALIGEYDIEKVVVGLPKNMNGTLGFRAEKTLDFVERLKEEIEPSVITWDERLSTAAAERTLLEADVSRAKRKDVIDKMAAVVILQSYLDAHSN from the coding sequence ATGCAGCGGATATTAGGATTGGATTTTGGAGATAAGAGAATAGGAGCTGCAGTTAGCGATGCTTTAGGATGGACAGCTCAGGGTAAGAAGGTAATTCAGAATACTTCCTGGCAGGAAGTAGTAGCTGAAATAGATGCCTTAATTGGAGAGTACGATATAGAGAAGGTGGTTGTAGGCCTGCCTAAGAATATGAATGGAACTTTAGGGTTTAGAGCTGAAAAGACGCTGGATTTTGTAGAGCGGCTTAAAGAAGAAATTGAACCATCAGTTATTACTTGGGACGAAAGATTATCTACTGCCGCGGCTGAAAGAACACTACTTGAGGCTGATGTTAGTAGAGCAAAGAGAAAAGATGTTATTGATAAAATGGCAGCAGTAGTTATTTTACAGAGTTATTTAGATGCTCATTCGAATTAA
- a CDS encoding DUF1292 domain-containing protein, whose translation MAEEGKIQKFDPEEGIVVLEEMDGEEIKFSIEEEVEIDDNKYFILVREDELDVGEGYALRLDEDDNGDLILVPVDSEEELIKVQNALEKMYQ comes from the coding sequence ATGGCTGAAGAAGGTAAAATTCAAAAATTTGATCCAGAAGAAGGTATTGTTGTTTTAGAAGAGATGGATGGAGAAGAGATTAAGTTTTCGATTGAAGAAGAAGTAGAAATTGATGATAATAAGTACTTTATTTTGGTTAGAGAAGATGAATTGGATGTCGGAGAAGGATATGCTTTGCGATTAGATGAAGATGATAATGGTGATTTGATTTTAGTTCCAGTGGATAGTGAAGAGGAGTTAATAAAAGTACAGAATGCCTTAGAGAAGATGTATCAATAA
- a CDS encoding DUF4258 domain-containing protein, which translates to MLLTECFLDDHYFRIESTTHAMDRMKERSIDTSLVTNIILSLGDKLLDYNDTGDEVAIVDQKNNLAVIIEVREGKAVVITVIDRANIHIKEGTLLEEIA; encoded by the coding sequence ATGTTGTTGACGGAATGTTTTCTGGATGATCATTATTTTCGGATAGAAAGTACAACGCATGCAATGGATAGAATGAAGGAACGGAGTATAGACACTAGTTTAGTAACTAATATTATTTTAAGTCTTGGCGATAAGTTATTGGATTATAATGATACAGGTGATGAAGTAGCAATTGTAGATCAAAAGAATAATTTGGCTGTGATTATTGAGGTGAGAGAAGGTAAGGCTGTAGTGATTACAGTAATTGATCGGGCTAATATACATATTAAAGAAGGTACTTTATTAGAAGAGATCGCTTGA
- the mltG gene encoding endolytic transglycosylase MltG, with amino-acid sequence MLNFHLRNKNLVAVVVMILFILTLASISYLQKLTGPMDRNSVSSYEVEVKAGASSSQIANLLFKKGLIRHPFLFKALVRFRGVEDNLQAGYYRLSTGMSIGVIIDKLVNNEVITYQVTIPEGYTVEEIGSKLAKEAEFSKEQFLAVAEELKAEFSFAEKINVKKRKYPLEGYLFPETYSIPKGTTPENIIKIMVRQFKEKLNDKLLIEVKQSKYSLDEIMTIASLVEAEVKYGKERRLIAGVIHNRLAKNMLLQIDATIQYILPEHEKQILYEDLTLESPYNTYQNLGLPPGPINNPGLTSIKAALNPAQTDYLYYFALDDGSHKFSETYKEHLRLQNKLKY; translated from the coding sequence TTGTTGAATTTTCATTTACGTAATAAAAATTTAGTAGCTGTAGTTGTTATGATTCTTTTTATTTTGACATTGGCTAGTATTTCTTATCTTCAAAAATTAACAGGGCCTATGGATAGAAATTCAGTTTCTTCTTATGAAGTTGAAGTTAAAGCAGGGGCTAGCAGTAGTCAGATAGCTAATTTATTATTTAAAAAGGGTTTAATTAGACATCCGTTTCTTTTTAAGGCTTTAGTTAGATTTAGAGGAGTAGAGGATAATCTTCAAGCAGGCTATTATAGATTAAGTACTGGTATGTCAATTGGCGTTATAATAGATAAGTTAGTTAATAATGAGGTAATTACTTATCAGGTAACTATTCCAGAAGGATATACTGTAGAGGAGATTGGTAGTAAGTTAGCTAAAGAGGCTGAATTTAGTAAGGAGCAGTTTCTTGCAGTAGCTGAGGAATTGAAGGCTGAGTTTTCTTTTGCCGAAAAAATAAATGTTAAAAAGCGGAAGTATCCACTGGAAGGCTATCTTTTTCCTGAAACTTATTCTATTCCTAAAGGTACAACTCCGGAGAATATAATTAAAATAATGGTGAGGCAATTTAAAGAAAAGTTAAATGATAAGTTATTGATAGAAGTGAAGCAAAGCAAATATAGTTTGGATGAAATAATGACGATTGCTTCTTTAGTGGAAGCAGAAGTAAAGTATGGTAAGGAACGGCGTTTAATTGCTGGGGTAATTCATAATCGGCTTGCTAAGAATATGCTATTGCAGATAGATGCTACTATTCAGTACATTTTGCCAGAACATGAGAAGCAGATTCTTTATGAGGATTTAACTTTAGAATCGCCGTATAATACGTATCAAAATTTGGGTTTACCGCCAGGCCCGATTAATAATCCAGGGTTAACTTCAATTAAGGCGGCACTCAATCCTGCCCAAACAGATTACTTATATTACTTTGCTTTGGATGATGGAAGTCATAAATTTAGTGAGACTTACAAGGAACATCTGCGTTTGCAGAATAAGCTAAAATATTAA